The Bartonella sp. HY038 genome includes the window GAAGGATTGTCAATATGACAGGTGACTTTGAATTTATGACATATGACGATGCAGCATCACGTCTAGGAATTGCACAAGCATCTGTAAGAAGGCAGGCTGCTAGAAACAAGTGGCCTAAAAAAAAGAGAAATGACGGTCGCATATCTGTCGGTATACCTGTCGCACGACTATCAATTGACAAGACTATAGACAGTCATAATGATACCAATGACAAAGGTAATTTAATTCAAGAATTACAACACCGTATTTCTATCTTAGAAATTGAATTATTAAATGAGAAAAAGCTAAATGAAATCACAATAACAGATCGTGACAATTGGAAAACTCAAGCCGACGCATGGCAAGAGCAGGCTCAACATTTACTAACTAAAAAACGACGATGGTTTTGGCAAAAATAAAGTAGTACTATTAATTGATAATAGTTGATAAGACACCAATTTTATGAGATGCTATTCAATAAAAGCGGAGAAGATGAATGATCAGTGCTGATTTAGGAAAACAACTTGAAAATTATGTTCAAAAGCTCGTTGATGGCGGCCGATATGGCTCTAAAAGTGAAGTTTTACGCGAGGGCATTAGATTAGTGCAAGAAAGAGAAATGCGCTTAGTAATGCTTGATCAAGCAATTAATAAAGGTATTGAAGATGCTGAAGCAGGCAATACCAAATCTGCAAACTCTGTATTTGATGCTTTAGAACAGAAATACCAATTAATGCTTGAAAAGAATAATTGACGGCATGCTTATAGAATTTACCCAAGAAGCCCAAAATGACCTTGAAAAAATTGCAGATTACATAGCGAGCGATAATCCAAAACGTGCATATTCATTTGTTCAAGAAATACGCGCCAAATGTGAGAATATAGCCTCAATACCACGAGGTTTTCCCCTCGTATCGCGATATGAACATTTAAATATTCGTCGATGTATTTTTGGTAATTACCTCATATTTTACCGCATTAAAGAAGATACTATCTTGATAATACGTATTATTCATGGCGCGAGCGATTACACCAATATTCTTTAAATTATCAAAATTGGCAAATAGTCCTTCACCATTTAAATAATTTCAAGACTATTTGTGAGAACACTCAATAGCAGCCTTTCTGCTATTTAATTATCAAATTTTTTTTGTCTCAAAAACGTTCATTAAATCACAGTCTTAGGTGTTAGCCACTTAAATTATAGCAAAAAGCAATTTGATAATACTAGATTTAAAATGATTAATTATCAATAAGTTGAATGACAATAAGCCTACCCCCTTCTTCTTTAGATAAGATAAATTGCGCATTATTCACTAGTGGTAATTTGTCACCGATGGCAATAGTTCGCTGATCATCCAATGATATTAATCCCTTTATTCCTTCATTCACTAACCACCATTGGTCATTATGAAAGACAAAATAGCCAACTCGTTTTTTTTGTTCTTCGGTAGTTCTTTCGTTTGGAGCAATAAGGCGATTAACATGCCAAGGGAATAATGATTGTCCGTTCCACACCATTAAACGATGATCATCAGAGCGGTAAGAGCCTACCTGTCTAGAAGAATAGAGATTTAAAATAGGTAATTTCCCTTTATAAGGAGTATTACAATAAGGGCAGCAGGGATTGGTTTTACCGGAAAAAACATACCATTTTTGTTCACATGCATTATTTTGGCAGGGTTGTAATAAGTC containing:
- a CDS encoding type II toxin-antitoxin system ParD family antitoxin, whose translation is MISADLGKQLENYVQKLVDGGRYGSKSEVLREGIRLVQEREMRLVMLDQAINKGIEDAEAGNTKSANSVFDALEQKYQLMLEKNN
- a CDS encoding type II toxin-antitoxin system RelE/ParE family toxin: MLIEFTQEAQNDLEKIADYIASDNPKRAYSFVQEIRAKCENIASIPRGFPLVSRYEHLNIRRCIFGNYLIFYRIKEDTILIIRIIHGASDYTNIL